A part of Cystobacter ferrugineus genomic DNA contains:
- a CDS encoding S8 family peptidase has protein sequence MAEEKPEKLRHLLVQGTGSSYDFVSPLSVPHSRTPPARDRAAHGQRLLREYGAAFKTGIMARGGGGDVPGVSLTVRGEPGSELPFESLDSRRPDGPRVLAVREVEGATVAQVFVPQGGFQIIEEKLRDYLRKDTPKGKPANEALVASIASFQLAALQELWTDPDLPFPPPSQPMAWEAWLRDPSEELLSSFLLLCRQHGLITGERSLEFPDRRVVLVSGTATQLSSFAILDTLAELRPARTPPTEFVEMPSREQGEWSRELVSRLVLPASDAPVVCVLDTGVSNNHPLLAPLLPAANMFAYRKSWGLADHAGHGTEMAGLAGYGDLIDALESKMRVALEVGLESVKILPPPPALNPPELYGAITADAAGQVEVAAPERLRVFSMSVSTRNGRTGGRPSSWSAEIDRLAAGVEDGRQRLYCICAGNADPYWYPHYPEGIMTGKPLDPAQAWNALTIGAYTERDIIAEPALSGWLPIAPHGDISPMSTSSITFERGWPNKPDLVLEGGNVALSPGGTLPPDSSIPSLSLLTTDRMSRGLLFTYTNATSAATAQASRMAAHLWAEYPNLRPETIRALLVHSARWTPAMLSRIHNKDHRVRLYGYGVPSLARARWSARDVLTLVVEDELRPFKVGKLPAQMRLHEFPWPVEELQRLGAADVRLRVTLSYFIEPNPAQRGWMGRFRYQSHGLRFSVRRPTESNPAFRARLSKAMQDEGYTSSTGTDPGWELGGSRRNRGSIHSDVWHGSAADLASRQVLAVFPVGGWMADARARRVEKPTSVRFSLVVSIETDETEVDLYTPVANELGVPVAVES, from the coding sequence AGAGAAACCGGAAAAGTTGCGGCACCTGCTCGTTCAGGGGACTGGTTCATCCTACGACTTCGTTTCGCCGCTTTCTGTGCCGCACTCGCGGACTCCTCCAGCAAGAGATCGTGCTGCTCACGGTCAACGCTTGCTCAGGGAATACGGAGCCGCTTTCAAGACCGGCATCATGGCTCGCGGTGGCGGAGGCGACGTTCCGGGAGTCTCACTCACTGTGCGCGGCGAGCCCGGGTCCGAGCTTCCCTTTGAGTCGCTCGACAGTCGACGTCCTGATGGCCCACGTGTCCTGGCCGTGAGAGAGGTCGAGGGCGCGACAGTCGCTCAGGTTTTCGTGCCTCAAGGCGGCTTTCAGATCATCGAAGAGAAGCTGCGGGACTATCTTCGTAAGGATACACCTAAAGGTAAGCCTGCCAACGAAGCCCTCGTTGCTTCGATCGCCTCGTTTCAGCTCGCGGCTCTTCAGGAACTCTGGACCGACCCGGATCTCCCGTTCCCCCCTCCCTCGCAGCCCATGGCTTGGGAGGCTTGGCTCCGCGATCCTTCCGAAGAACTGCTCTCTTCCTTTCTATTGCTGTGCAGGCAACATGGGCTGATCACCGGAGAGCGTTCGCTTGAGTTCCCTGACCGACGAGTTGTACTTGTGTCGGGTACGGCAACCCAGCTCTCGTCATTCGCCATCCTGGACACGCTCGCCGAACTCCGGCCTGCGCGCACCCCACCGACGGAGTTCGTGGAGATGCCGTCGCGTGAGCAAGGCGAATGGAGCCGGGAATTGGTGTCCCGCCTTGTTCTTCCCGCGTCAGATGCTCCGGTGGTGTGCGTGCTCGACACGGGAGTAAGCAACAATCATCCGCTCCTCGCTCCTCTTCTCCCCGCCGCGAACATGTTCGCTTATCGGAAAAGCTGGGGTCTTGCCGATCACGCTGGCCACGGCACCGAAATGGCAGGTCTCGCGGGGTATGGTGATCTGATTGACGCGCTTGAGTCGAAGATGCGCGTTGCACTTGAGGTAGGTCTCGAGTCGGTGAAGATCCTTCCGCCGCCACCGGCTTTGAATCCTCCCGAGCTTTACGGTGCGATCACTGCCGATGCGGCTGGTCAGGTCGAGGTGGCAGCTCCGGAGCGACTCCGCGTTTTCTCAATGTCGGTTTCAACCCGTAACGGGCGGACGGGGGGCCGCCCCTCTTCGTGGTCGGCGGAGATTGATCGACTCGCCGCGGGAGTGGAAGACGGGCGGCAGCGGCTCTACTGCATCTGCGCGGGCAACGCTGACCCGTACTGGTATCCGCACTACCCGGAAGGAATTATGACGGGGAAACCGCTCGATCCCGCTCAGGCGTGGAACGCGTTGACTATCGGCGCGTACACGGAGAGGGACATCATTGCGGAGCCCGCGCTTTCCGGGTGGCTGCCGATTGCTCCACACGGTGACATTTCTCCCATGAGCACCTCGTCCATCACCTTCGAAAGAGGGTGGCCGAACAAACCTGACCTTGTTCTTGAGGGAGGAAACGTCGCGCTGAGCCCCGGAGGAACTCTTCCGCCAGATTCTTCGATTCCCAGCCTTTCGCTGCTCACGACCGACCGGATGAGCCGCGGTCTTTTGTTCACGTATACCAACGCAACGAGCGCGGCGACTGCTCAGGCCTCCCGCATGGCGGCTCACCTTTGGGCCGAGTACCCCAATCTCAGACCCGAAACGATTCGGGCCCTCCTTGTCCACTCCGCCCGTTGGACGCCCGCGATGTTGAGCCGGATCCACAACAAGGACCATCGCGTTCGGCTCTATGGCTACGGCGTACCAAGCCTCGCACGAGCCCGGTGGAGTGCACGCGATGTGCTGACGCTCGTCGTCGAAGATGAGCTTCGCCCTTTTAAAGTGGGCAAGTTGCCGGCGCAGATGCGCCTTCACGAATTCCCATGGCCGGTGGAGGAACTGCAACGCCTTGGCGCCGCCGATGTCCGTCTTCGGGTGACGCTCTCCTACTTCATCGAGCCAAATCCGGCGCAACGCGGTTGGATGGGGCGGTTCCGCTACCAATCGCACGGACTCCGGTTCTCGGTGCGTCGTCCTACTGAAAGTAACCCCGCGTTTCGCGCTAGGCTCAGCAAGGCAATGCAGGACGAGGGCTATACGAGTAGTACGGGAACAGATCCTGGCTGGGAACTCGGAGGATCCCGGCGCAATCGTGGATCCATCCACTCGGATGTGTGGCACGGGTCGGCGGCGGATCTTGCCTCTCGCCAAGTCCTGGCCGTTTTCCCGGTCGGGGGGTGGATGGCGGACGCCCGTGCCCGTAGGGTCGAGAAACCTACGTCCGTTCGGTTCTCACTCGTCGTCTCGATAGAAACGGACGAGACAGAGGTCGATCTCTACACGCCGGTGGCAAACGAGCTGGGCGTGCCGGTCGCTGTCGAGAGCTGA
- a CDS encoding methyltransferase yields the protein MNTLTVNPTQRIVDLSFGFIYSAALCAAAELGVADLLEQGPRSAASLAEELGTDSQSLYRLLRLLASVEVFSEDDSGRFSLTPAAQHLRTNAPDSLRSAVLMLTQRTFWAPAGELSETVRTGKDPFDRIFGAPFFDYLERDAKEGARFHRGMSCLSDLENGPIARSYDFTAMQRVVDVGGGHGGFIIEVLKAAPQVRGVLYDRRHVLAEARIAQAGLADRCELAEGDFFESVPAGADAYLLKRILHDWSDEVCVRILRNCRKAMPEHGRILVVDAVVPPGNTPHGGKVLDVLMMMSLPGRERTEEEFRKLFAEAGLRLTRVIHTPAALSITEAVAA from the coding sequence ATGAATACACTCACGGTGAACCCCACGCAGCGAATTGTCGACCTGAGCTTCGGCTTCATCTACTCCGCCGCACTGTGTGCCGCGGCGGAACTGGGCGTGGCCGACCTGCTGGAGCAAGGCCCCCGGAGCGCCGCGTCCCTCGCGGAGGAGTTGGGGACCGACTCCCAATCGCTGTACCGGCTCCTGCGCCTGCTGGCGAGCGTGGAGGTGTTCTCCGAGGATGACTCCGGGCGCTTCTCGCTCACGCCCGCCGCCCAGCACCTCCGCACGAACGCGCCGGACTCCCTGCGCAGCGCCGTGCTGATGCTCACGCAGCGCACCTTCTGGGCGCCCGCCGGGGAGCTCTCGGAGACGGTACGCACGGGGAAGGATCCCTTCGACCGAATCTTCGGCGCGCCCTTCTTCGACTACCTCGAGCGTGACGCCAAGGAAGGGGCCCGCTTCCACCGCGGCATGTCCTGCCTCTCCGACCTGGAGAATGGCCCCATCGCCAGGAGCTACGACTTCACGGCGATGCAACGCGTGGTGGACGTGGGGGGAGGACATGGTGGCTTCATCATCGAAGTGCTCAAGGCCGCTCCCCAGGTGCGCGGCGTGCTCTACGACCGTCGCCACGTCCTCGCCGAGGCCCGGATCGCCCAGGCGGGCCTGGCGGACCGCTGCGAGCTCGCGGAGGGGGACTTCTTCGAATCGGTGCCCGCGGGCGCGGACGCGTATCTCCTCAAGCGCATCCTCCACGACTGGAGCGACGAGGTCTGCGTACGCATCCTCCGCAATTGCCGGAAGGCCATGCCGGAGCACGGGCGCATCCTGGTGGTGGACGCCGTCGTTCCCCCAGGGAACACGCCGCATGGCGGCAAGGTGTTGGACGTCCTGATGATGATGTCCCTGCCGGGGCGGGAGCGCACGGAGGAAGAGTTCAGGAAGCTCTTCGCCGAGGCGGGGCTGCGGCTCACGCGCGTCATCCACACGCCGGCCGCGCTCAGCATCACCGAGGCCGTGGCGGCCTGA
- a CDS encoding right-handed parallel beta-helix repeat-containing protein — protein sequence MLSLDEPAASTELPAAGAASLGLNVDRREVAPAPTATAAVAKTYYVSPTGRSTNTGAGFDSAWDFKTALAAAVAGDTILLQGGTYTIPYTPGAKNTISFARSGQSDKRITVSSYNNARAVFDFSFPDQAWVQDSFGFYVTGSYWTFKGIDITRAGYQGAYVTGSYNTFEDCRFYDNRNTGLEINKGGNHTTVINCDAFRNYDPKKLGSMADGFGPKQTMGPGNVFIGCRAWENSDDGYDAFDSPEQVVFKDCWAFRNGVDVWGYGGFTGNGNGFKIGGNYAQANHQLTHCVAFGHPKKGFDQNNNTGGVIIYNSIAYKNGTNFGLGNAVNSGQKHILKNNISLGASNSIANSTEQKNSWNTGFSVSSADFQSLDTSLATAARNPDGSLPATTLFRLKSTSALVNAGVNVGLPYNGSAPDLGAFETP from the coding sequence ATGCTCTCCCTCGACGAGCCCGCGGCTTCGACGGAACTTCCGGCAGCCGGCGCGGCGAGCCTGGGTCTCAACGTCGATAGACGGGAAGTTGCTCCAGCGCCGACAGCCACTGCTGCCGTGGCCAAGACCTATTACGTTTCGCCAACCGGAAGGTCGACCAATACCGGCGCTGGTTTCGACAGCGCCTGGGATTTCAAGACCGCTCTCGCCGCGGCCGTGGCCGGGGACACCATCTTGCTTCAGGGGGGGACGTACACGATTCCCTATACTCCTGGGGCGAAGAACACGATTAGTTTCGCCAGGTCCGGCCAGTCCGACAAACGGATAACCGTTTCGTCCTACAACAACGCCAGAGCCGTATTCGACTTCTCCTTTCCCGACCAGGCCTGGGTCCAGGACTCCTTCGGCTTCTACGTGACCGGCAGCTACTGGACCTTCAAGGGGATCGATATCACCCGGGCGGGGTACCAGGGCGCCTACGTCACCGGTTCCTACAACACTTTTGAGGATTGCCGTTTCTATGACAACCGCAACACCGGCCTGGAGATCAACAAGGGGGGCAACCATACCACGGTGATCAACTGCGATGCCTTCCGGAACTACGATCCGAAGAAGCTCGGCAGTATGGCCGACGGCTTCGGACCCAAACAAACCATGGGTCCCGGTAACGTCTTCATCGGCTGCCGGGCCTGGGAAAACTCCGATGACGGCTACGACGCCTTCGATAGTCCTGAACAGGTTGTGTTCAAGGATTGTTGGGCCTTCCGCAATGGGGTCGACGTCTGGGGTTACGGCGGCTTCACCGGCAACGGTAATGGCTTCAAGATCGGTGGCAACTACGCGCAGGCCAATCACCAACTGACCCACTGCGTGGCCTTCGGCCATCCGAAAAAGGGATTCGACCAGAACAACAATACCGGTGGGGTGATCATCTACAATTCGATCGCTTACAAGAACGGCACCAACTTCGGGCTTGGAAACGCGGTCAACTCGGGTCAGAAGCACATCCTGAAGAACAACATCTCGCTCGGTGCCTCGAACAGCATCGCCAATTCCACCGAGCAAAAGAACTCCTGGAACACCGGCTTCTCGGTGTCGTCGGCCGACTTCCAAAGCCTGGACACCAGCCTGGCGACCGCCGCCCGCAACCCGGACGGGAGCCTGCCAGCCACGACCCTGTTCCGCCTCAAATCGACCAGTGCCCTCGTCAATGCTGGGGTCAACGTCGGTTTGCCCTACAACGGTTCAGCGCCCGACCTGGGAGCGTTCGAGACCCCGTAG
- a CDS encoding Uma2 family endonuclease, with amino-acid sequence MARDEQEREDAFPRAPSREQWARMSEEERVRVVEALPGEVTWDEMAMPEGDLHSQAKMGALQALKGYFSRQRRRVYLGTELPVYYPAERRFAPDLLAVLDAETHPRNKWVVSQEGKGLDWVLEVHVGGDRKKDAEYNVSRYARLGIPEYFIYDRARQRLEGYRLPSIEAREYVPITPEQGRYGSEVLGLELQVEEGRLRFWAGHALLLEYEELIDRMQEMMVGLQRRADEEARQLEEAQRLRQEAERRLADETRRLADETRRREELERRLAESQAELERLRQRGV; translated from the coding sequence ATGGCACGGGACGAACAGGAGCGGGAGGACGCCTTTCCCCGGGCACCCTCTCGGGAACAGTGGGCGAGGATGAGCGAGGAGGAGCGGGTCCGGGTGGTGGAGGCCTTGCCCGGGGAGGTGACGTGGGACGAGATGGCGATGCCGGAGGGAGACCTGCACTCCCAGGCCAAAATGGGCGCGTTGCAGGCCCTCAAGGGGTACTTCTCCCGGCAACGGCGGCGGGTGTACCTGGGCACGGAGCTCCCGGTGTACTACCCCGCCGAGCGCCGTTTCGCGCCGGACCTGTTGGCCGTGCTGGACGCCGAGACACACCCTCGAAACAAGTGGGTGGTGAGCCAGGAGGGCAAGGGGCTGGACTGGGTGCTGGAGGTTCACGTCGGCGGCGACCGGAAGAAAGACGCCGAATACAACGTGAGTCGCTACGCGCGGCTGGGCATCCCCGAGTACTTCATCTACGACCGGGCCCGTCAACGGTTGGAGGGCTATCGGCTGCCGTCCATCGAGGCGAGGGAGTACGTCCCCATCACCCCGGAGCAAGGGCGCTACGGCTCGGAGGTGTTGGGGCTGGAGTTGCAGGTGGAAGAGGGGCGGCTGCGATTCTGGGCGGGGCACGCGCTGTTGCTGGAGTACGAGGAACTCATCGACCGGATGCAGGAGATGATGGTGGGGCTGCAGCGACGCGCGGATGAGGAGGCCAGGCAGTTGGAGGAGGCGCAGCGGCTGCGCCAGGAAGCGGAGCGGCGTCTGGCGGACGAGACGCGGCGGTTGGCGGACGAGACACGGCGGCGGGAGGAGCTGGAGCGCCGCCTCGCGGAGTCACAGGCCGAGCTGGAGCGCCTCAGGCAGCGCGGGGTGTGA
- a CDS encoding family 43 glycosylhydrolase: MNTTKLLLALCSLPLVSAASVYADRAELASVTINNGPVWYDTTGGTIQAHGGSIIKVDSTYYWIGEDKLHDSATFRNVVCYSSSDLKNWKWVSYPLKPSSHTELASSKIERPKVIYNQTTGKYVMWMHYENATDYSLGRVAVASSNSVCGSYTYHGSFRPLGYESRDMTVFKDEDGSAYLMSASNSGTGTNGSLASFKLTNDYLNVSTFIGWVAKDGHREAPAIARQGGRYFLITSGASGWYPNQAKYMTATSMNGPWSAAQNLGNSSTFYSQSNFILPVQGTSATTYIYMGDRWNSSRLGDSRYIWLPLTLNGANGTAALEWRSRWNIDAVTGAVSYPNLVNHALGRAATASSSASGFAASRANDGNYQAEWKASGVTWPSWWQVDLGATRNIQEVDISWFLYNGSEAYHQYRIEYSTNGTAWTTIDRTTNKTYGFTTDAVNFNARYVRIVLVNAVLWNNPNNWYTPILYEVQLLGG; the protein is encoded by the coding sequence GTGAATACGACGAAGCTATTGCTTGCGCTTTGTTCCTTGCCGCTGGTGTCAGCGGCTTCCGTCTACGCCGACCGTGCCGAATTGGCGAGCGTGACGATCAACAACGGGCCGGTCTGGTACGATACGACGGGAGGAACGATTCAGGCTCATGGGGGCTCCATCATCAAGGTGGACTCCACGTATTACTGGATCGGCGAAGACAAGCTCCATGATTCGGCGACGTTCAGAAACGTCGTGTGCTACTCCTCGTCCGACTTGAAGAATTGGAAGTGGGTCAGCTACCCACTGAAACCCAGCTCTCATACCGAACTGGCGAGCAGCAAGATCGAGCGGCCCAAGGTCATCTACAACCAGACGACCGGCAAATACGTCATGTGGATGCATTACGAGAACGCCACGGATTATTCCCTGGGCCGGGTCGCTGTCGCCTCCAGCAATTCGGTATGCGGCAGCTATACCTATCACGGCAGCTTCCGGCCGCTCGGCTACGAGTCCAGGGACATGACCGTGTTCAAGGACGAGGACGGTAGCGCCTACCTGATGTCCGCCTCGAATTCCGGAACGGGGACGAACGGCTCACTCGCGTCCTTCAAACTGACGAACGACTATTTGAACGTCTCCACCTTCATCGGTTGGGTGGCCAAGGACGGGCATCGGGAGGCTCCGGCGATCGCCAGGCAGGGCGGACGGTATTTCCTGATCACGTCGGGTGCATCTGGCTGGTATCCGAACCAGGCCAAATACATGACGGCCACCTCGATGAACGGACCGTGGTCGGCCGCGCAGAACCTGGGCAACAGCTCGACGTTCTATTCGCAGTCCAACTTCATCCTGCCCGTGCAGGGTACGTCGGCGACGACATACATCTACATGGGAGACCGGTGGAACTCGAGCCGCCTCGGAGATTCTCGCTATATCTGGCTACCGCTGACCTTGAACGGCGCGAACGGAACCGCCGCCCTGGAATGGCGCAGTCGGTGGAACATCGATGCCGTGACAGGGGCCGTTTCGTATCCGAATCTCGTCAACCATGCCCTGGGTCGAGCGGCGACGGCCAGTTCCTCCGCTTCTGGCTTCGCCGCGAGCCGGGCGAACGACGGCAATTATCAGGCGGAATGGAAGGCGTCCGGCGTGACCTGGCCCTCCTGGTGGCAGGTCGATCTCGGTGCGACCCGGAACATTCAGGAGGTCGATATTTCGTGGTTTTTGTACAATGGTTCGGAAGCCTATCACCAGTATCGGATCGAATACAGCACGAACGGCACGGCCTGGACGACGATCGACAGAACGACGAATAAAACGTACGGCTTCACGACAGATGCGGTGAACTTCAACGCCCGGTACGTCCGTATCGTGCTCGTCAACGCGGTGCTGTGGAACAACCCGAACAACTGGTACACGCCAATCCTGTATGAAGTGCAGTTGCTCGGCGGTTGA
- a CDS encoding SDR family oxidoreductase — translation MNGRLEGKAALVTGSGSGIGRATALLFAREGARVIVSDVNASGAEETVAAIQKKGGEARFIRCDVSKSAEVEALIRGAVETFGRLDCAVNNAGISGVMGPTGDYPEDAWDRVIATNLTGVWLCMKQEIQQMLKQGGGSIANTASVAGLVGFTMAPAYTAAKHGVVGLTKTAALEYAKANIRINAVCPGLVRTPMITDTTSKNPQIEQALIADEPVGRMADPEEIAEALVWLCSGASSFITGAALPVDGGVVAR, via the coding sequence ATGAACGGGAGATTGGAAGGCAAGGCAGCCCTCGTGACGGGTTCGGGCTCTGGCATCGGTCGTGCGACGGCGCTGCTGTTCGCGCGAGAGGGGGCGCGGGTGATCGTCTCCGACGTCAACGCCTCCGGAGCAGAGGAGACCGTGGCGGCCATCCAGAAGAAGGGGGGCGAGGCGCGATTCATCCGCTGCGACGTCTCGAAGTCCGCCGAGGTGGAGGCGCTCATTCGCGGCGCGGTGGAGACGTTCGGACGGCTGGACTGCGCCGTGAACAACGCGGGCATCTCCGGGGTCATGGGCCCCACGGGGGACTACCCCGAGGATGCCTGGGATCGGGTCATCGCCACCAACCTCACGGGGGTGTGGCTGTGCATGAAGCAGGAGATCCAGCAGATGCTGAAGCAGGGGGGCGGTAGCATCGCCAACACCGCCTCGGTGGCGGGGCTGGTGGGCTTCACGATGGCGCCGGCGTACACGGCCGCCAAGCACGGCGTCGTGGGTCTCACGAAGACGGCCGCGTTGGAGTACGCGAAGGCGAACATCCGCATCAACGCGGTGTGTCCCGGGCTCGTCCGTACGCCCATGATCACGGACACCACCAGCAAGAATCCGCAGATAGAGCAGGCGCTGATCGCGGATGAGCCAGTGGGCCGCATGGCGGACCCGGAGGAGATCGCCGAGGCCCTGGTGTGGCTGTGCTCGGGTGCGTCCTCCTTCATCACGGGCGCCGCGCTCCCGGTGGACGGAGGAGTCGTCGCGCGATAG
- a CDS encoding methyltransferase domain-containing protein, translating to MATLLFSSALLEPNQNQIAGFKLEKAKILLEPLEHYHSPEQYELVVCSHVLYHVPLSEWGAFIDRLLSFVRPGGTCVIVMAAARGPTYELCRDFSETMLFGEQLLTTMQHKRLPHEVLPTMSGFVARTFEEVYTLCRFFVLEGCFTAEQLAALSEDEVRALDARIRVHAERCRGDDGVYRLEQDEELLLLPR from the coding sequence TTGGCAACGTTATTGTTTTCCAGTGCCTTACTCGAGCCCAATCAGAACCAGATCGCCGGGTTCAAGCTCGAGAAGGCGAAGATCCTCCTCGAGCCCCTGGAGCACTACCACTCGCCCGAACAATATGAGCTCGTCGTGTGCTCGCATGTCCTGTACCACGTGCCGCTCTCCGAATGGGGAGCGTTCATCGACAGACTGCTCTCGTTCGTGCGCCCCGGAGGCACCTGTGTGATCGTCATGGCCGCTGCCCGGGGGCCGACCTACGAGCTGTGCCGCGACTTCTCGGAGACGATGCTGTTTGGCGAGCAATTGCTCACCACCATGCAGCACAAGCGGCTGCCGCACGAGGTACTCCCGACGATGAGCGGGTTCGTGGCGAGGACCTTCGAGGAGGTGTACACGCTCTGTCGTTTCTTCGTGCTCGAGGGCTGTTTCACGGCGGAGCAGCTCGCCGCCCTGAGCGAGGACGAGGTGCGCGCGCTCGATGCGAGGATTCGCGTGCACGCCGAGCGCTGCCGGGGCGACGACGGGGTCTATCGCCTGGAGCAGGATGAGGAGCTGCTCCTCCTGCCCAGGTAA
- a CDS encoding ISAzo13 family transposase — protein MRHDSKLEAALRAKYLALEGVLNERARRLWAATESRTIGYGGDAVVASATGLARATIRAGREELKKGEVVIGRQRRPGGGRKALALVQGGWVEALERLVAPTTRGDPMSPLRWTCKSTRILAVELRNQGFIVSHTSVGKKLHELGYSLHALRKSHEGTDHVDRNAQFEHISAMVEDFQARNQPVISVDTKKKELVGNFRNAGREWEPKGQPEEVNVHDFPDDAVGKAIPYGVFDMTRNEAWVSVGRDHDTPAFAVASIRQWWRTMGLPAYPNATELLITADAGGSNGYRTRAWKKELQELADDTGLNIHVCHFPPGTSKWNKIEHRLFCHITQNWRGKPLTSFETVVNLIGRTQTKKGLRVRARLDKKKYPTGIEITKAEMKRLALRKDEFHGDWNYCLEPRRAK, from the coding sequence ATGAGGCACGACTCGAAACTGGAAGCGGCCCTCCGTGCCAAGTATCTCGCTCTTGAAGGCGTCCTGAATGAGAGGGCACGTCGATTGTGGGCAGCGACGGAGTCACGCACGATAGGCTACGGTGGCGACGCGGTGGTTGCGAGCGCGACTGGTTTGGCGCGGGCGACGATCCGAGCAGGCCGCGAGGAGTTGAAGAAAGGCGAAGTAGTCATTGGACGTCAGCGTCGGCCTGGCGGTGGCCGCAAGGCGTTGGCCTTGGTGCAGGGAGGATGGGTCGAGGCACTCGAGCGTCTGGTTGCGCCGACCACGAGAGGGGATCCGATGTCGCCGCTGCGATGGACATGCAAAAGCACGCGGATTCTGGCCGTGGAGTTGCGCAACCAGGGGTTCATCGTCAGTCACACGAGTGTCGGAAAGAAGCTGCACGAGCTGGGCTATAGCCTCCACGCATTGCGCAAGAGCCATGAGGGCACGGACCATGTGGATCGCAACGCGCAATTCGAGCACATCAGCGCGATGGTGGAGGACTTCCAGGCGCGAAACCAACCCGTCATCTCCGTCGATACGAAGAAGAAGGAACTCGTCGGGAACTTCAGGAACGCAGGCCGTGAGTGGGAACCGAAGGGGCAACCGGAAGAGGTCAACGTCCACGACTTTCCCGACGATGCGGTGGGCAAGGCGATCCCCTACGGAGTCTTCGACATGACCCGCAACGAGGCGTGGGTGAGTGTCGGGCGCGATCATGACACACCGGCTTTTGCCGTCGCATCGATTCGCCAATGGTGGAGAACGATGGGTTTGCCAGCCTATCCGAATGCGACGGAACTTCTCATCACGGCAGATGCTGGCGGTAGCAACGGGTATCGCACACGCGCCTGGAAGAAAGAACTACAAGAGCTGGCCGATGACACGGGACTGAATATTCATGTGTGCCACTTCCCGCCAGGAACGAGCAAGTGGAACAAGATCGAACATCGGCTCTTCTGTCACATCACCCAGAACTGGAGGGGCAAGCCACTGACCAGTTTTGAGACAGTCGTCAACCTCATCGGCAGAACGCAAACTAAAAAGGGTCTGCGCGTCAGGGCGCGCTTGGACAAGAAGAAGTATCCGACGGGCATCGAGATCACGAAGGCGGAAATGAAGCGATTGGCGCTGCGCAAGGATGAGTTCCATGGCGACTGGAATTATTGCTTGGAGCCGCGTCGCGCCAAGTGA